One genomic region from Stackebrandtia nassauensis DSM 44728 encodes:
- a CDS encoding serine/threonine-protein kinase — MDNIRILGNRYRLDERVDGGGMGDVWRGRDIRLDRTVAIKVLHAGLSGDPAFRERFHGEARAVAALSAPGVVNLFDYGEDASADAGVVSYLVMEYVPGRSLRTVLSERGSLRVDEVLDIVAQSAEALDVAHEAGIIHRDIKPGNILIDAETGVVKIVDFGIARTRGQSSLTETGVVMGSVCYVSPEQLYGHEPSGSSDVYSLGVVAYEALTGRKPFASDVPATVIHEQIHKAPPPLPETVPAGVREAIMRALAKEPRHRWPNAAAFAAACRELIGAAAPREDATVRVAADAVPTTVIPTPQPTTVRAAAGPRPVTPTSGARRNRGAVVSHRRSGLRPRTLVVTTAIVALLAAGGIAAARPWDDERKRPAEGKGSTVADDRDETTAATTDSDKAPSPSEEQPSSQSSSHSPSETPSTSSPSEKPEEGKVPSLMGLSEDEAYAKAEAKGFTNVAAYEVGSGEYACTVVEQNPSAGSSQELDEELSFGVEYGDTPDCETDSSPEPE; from the coding sequence ATGGACAACATCAGGATCCTGGGTAACCGGTACCGGCTGGACGAACGGGTCGACGGCGGCGGCATGGGGGACGTGTGGCGGGGCCGCGACATCCGGCTGGACCGGACGGTGGCCATCAAGGTGCTGCACGCCGGGCTGTCCGGCGACCCCGCGTTCCGGGAACGGTTCCACGGCGAGGCCCGCGCGGTGGCGGCGCTGAGCGCCCCGGGCGTGGTCAACCTCTTCGACTACGGCGAGGACGCCTCGGCCGACGCCGGAGTGGTGTCGTACCTGGTGATGGAGTACGTGCCGGGCCGTTCGCTGCGCACCGTGCTGTCCGAGCGCGGCAGCCTGCGCGTCGACGAGGTGCTCGACATCGTGGCGCAGTCCGCCGAGGCCCTGGACGTCGCGCACGAGGCCGGGATCATCCACCGCGACATCAAACCCGGCAACATCCTCATCGACGCCGAGACCGGCGTGGTCAAGATCGTCGACTTCGGCATCGCCCGCACCCGGGGCCAGTCCTCGCTCACCGAGACCGGCGTGGTGATGGGCAGCGTGTGTTACGTGTCCCCCGAACAGCTCTACGGACACGAGCCCTCCGGATCGTCCGATGTGTACTCACTGGGGGTGGTGGCCTACGAGGCGCTGACCGGACGCAAGCCCTTCGCCAGCGACGTCCCCGCCACCGTCATCCACGAGCAGATCCACAAGGCCCCGCCGCCGCTGCCCGAGACCGTTCCGGCCGGGGTGCGCGAGGCGATCATGCGGGCGCTGGCCAAGGAACCGCGGCACCGCTGGCCGAACGCCGCCGCCTTCGCCGCCGCGTGCCGGGAACTCATCGGCGCCGCCGCGCCCCGCGAGGACGCCACCGTGCGCGTCGCGGCCGACGCGGTGCCCACCACGGTCATCCCGACGCCCCAGCCGACGACGGTGCGCGCCGCCGCCGGTCCCCGCCCCGTGACCCCCACGTCGGGCGCCCGCCGCAACCGCGGCGCGGTGGTCTCGCACCGCCGCTCCGGGTTGCGGCCCCGCACCCTCGTCGTCACCACGGCGATCGTGGCGCTGCTGGCGGCCGGGGGCATCGCGGCGGCCCGGCCCTGGGACGACGAGCGCAAGCGCCCGGCCGAGGGCAAGGGTTCGACCGTCGCCGACGACCGCGACGAGACCACCGCCGCTACCACCGACTCCGACAAGGCGCCGTCGCCCTCGGAGGAGCAGCCGAGTTCGCAGTCCAGCTCGCACTCGCCGTCCGAGACCCCCTCGACGTCCTCGCCCAGCGAGAAACCCGAGGAGGGCAAGGTGCCCAGCCTGATGGGCCTGAGCGAGGACGAGGCGTACGCCAAGGCCGAGGCCAAGGGCTTCACGAACGTGGCCGCCTACGAGGTCGGATCCGGCGAGTACGCGTGCACCGTCGTGGAGCAGAACCCGAGCGCGGGCTCCAGCCAGGAGCTGGACGAGGAGCTCAGCTTCGGCGTCGAATACGGCGACACCCCCGACTGCGAGACCGACTCGTCGCCGGAGCCCGAATAA
- a CDS encoding ABC transporter ATP-binding protein — protein sequence MSGLPVATSRETAREVGSIAAAYKGQVFWTVVLYTIASAAGLGAPWLLGELIDSLDAGNTSTVDAIAMAVAGFVLTQALFSGISHYVSSRFGETVMARLREEFVRRSLALPLSTVERAGTGDLMTRSSRDIAQLGQVLRRAAPESFVCVLTLVLTLAALTLASPLLALVALVTTVPVLWAPARWYLRRAREAYLAENATYSEIAEGLAATVEGARTVEALRIQRDRIDKGQAVIGKSYGAERRTLFLRSVLFPSLDFGVTLPVAAVLLVGGLMYAADLTTLGAVTAAVLYINQAGEPMFMLLAWLDELQTGDASLGRIIGVGPIKQATVDEKRPAPQEHGAAVRVRDVRYAYNEGHDVLHGVSLDIAPGERLAVVGPSGAGKSTLGRLIAGIDSPGMGSLTVAGHDLRDATLEELRREVLLVTQEHHVFLGTVRDNLALANTSATDEQITEALTAVDADEWLASLPHGLDTVVGSAELKVEPARAQQIALARLVLADPDVLVLDEATSLLDPRAARHLERHLATVLSGRTVVAIAHRLHTAHDADRIAVVEDGRIAELGSHDELVAAGGHYAALWRSWQGN from the coding sequence GTGAGTGGACTGCCGGTCGCGACCTCGCGAGAGACCGCCCGCGAGGTCGGCAGCATCGCCGCCGCCTACAAGGGACAGGTCTTCTGGACGGTGGTGCTGTACACGATCGCCTCGGCGGCCGGGCTCGGCGCGCCGTGGCTGCTGGGTGAGCTCATCGACTCCCTCGACGCGGGCAACACCTCCACCGTGGACGCCATCGCGATGGCGGTGGCCGGTTTCGTGTTGACGCAGGCGTTGTTCAGCGGGATCTCGCACTACGTGTCCAGCCGGTTCGGCGAGACCGTGATGGCGAGGCTGCGCGAGGAGTTCGTCCGCCGGTCGCTGGCGCTGCCGTTGAGCACTGTGGAGCGCGCGGGTACCGGGGACCTGATGACCCGCTCCTCGCGCGACATCGCGCAGCTGGGCCAGGTGCTGCGTCGCGCCGCTCCCGAGAGCTTCGTGTGCGTGCTGACGCTCGTGCTGACCCTCGCGGCGCTGACGCTGGCCAGCCCGCTGCTGGCGCTGGTCGCGCTGGTGACGACGGTGCCGGTGCTGTGGGCGCCCGCCCGGTGGTACCTGCGCCGGGCCCGCGAGGCCTACCTGGCTGAGAACGCCACCTACAGCGAGATCGCCGAGGGGCTGGCCGCCACGGTCGAGGGTGCCAGGACCGTTGAGGCACTGCGGATCCAGCGGGACCGCATCGACAAGGGACAGGCCGTGATCGGCAAGTCCTACGGGGCCGAGCGCCGGACGCTGTTCCTGCGCAGCGTCCTGTTCCCGTCGCTGGACTTCGGCGTGACGCTGCCGGTGGCGGCGGTGCTGCTGGTCGGCGGGCTCATGTACGCCGCCGACCTGACGACGCTGGGCGCGGTGACCGCGGCGGTGCTGTACATCAACCAGGCCGGGGAACCGATGTTCATGCTGCTGGCCTGGCTGGACGAGCTCCAGACCGGCGACGCCTCGCTGGGGCGCATCATCGGCGTGGGGCCGATCAAGCAGGCCACGGTGGACGAGAAGCGGCCCGCCCCGCAGGAACACGGCGCGGCGGTGCGGGTGCGCGATGTCCGCTACGCCTACAACGAGGGGCACGACGTCCTGCACGGCGTGAGCCTCGACATCGCGCCCGGCGAGCGGCTGGCCGTCGTCGGGCCCTCGGGCGCGGGAAAGTCCACTCTGGGGCGTCTGATCGCGGGCATCGACTCCCCCGGCATGGGTTCCCTGACCGTGGCGGGGCACGACCTGCGGGACGCGACGCTTGAGGAACTGCGTCGTGAGGTGCTGCTGGTGACCCAGGAACACCACGTGTTCCTGGGTACGGTGCGGGACAACCTGGCGCTGGCCAACACGTCGGCGACCGACGAGCAGATCACCGAGGCGCTGACCGCTGTGGACGCCGACGAGTGGCTCGCCTCGCTGCCGCACGGGCTGGACACCGTCGTGGGCTCGGCCGAGCTCAAGGTCGAACCGGCTCGGGCGCAACAGATCGCGCTGGCCCGGCTGGTGCTGGCCGACCCGGACGTGCTGGTCCTGGACGAGGCCACCAGCCTGCTGGACCCCCGCGCGGCCCGCCATCTGGAGCGGCACCTCGCGACCGTCCTGTCAGGACGTACCGTGGTGGCGATCGCGCACCGGCTGCACACCGCGCACGACGCCGACCGCATAGCGGTCGTCGAGGACGGCCGCATCGCCGAGCTGGGCTCCCACGACGAGCTGGTGGCCGCTGGCGGCCACTACGCCGCCCTGTGGCGCTCCTGGCAAGGCAACTAA
- a CDS encoding SAM-dependent methyltransferase has protein sequence MVEDRDIKELVRRGYNAVPYHHDAEGSGAWQQTRMTRKLLERLAPASRLLDLGCGSGLPLARDATVAGHRVTGVDISEVAIARATELVPEATFIRADAGTATFEPESFEAIACLYMIFHLEPEEQRRLLATVREWLVPGGLLLVIAGNTPSVGITENWRDSGTSMWWSHPGAETYREWVKEAGFTLVEDEFIPEGSKGHRAYWCRRPAPSA, from the coding sequence GTGGTCGAAGACCGAGACATCAAGGAACTGGTGCGGCGCGGTTACAACGCGGTGCCGTACCACCACGACGCCGAGGGTTCCGGCGCGTGGCAACAAACCCGAATGACCCGCAAGCTCCTGGAGCGACTGGCTCCGGCCTCGCGCCTGCTCGACCTGGGCTGCGGCAGCGGCCTACCGCTGGCCCGCGACGCGACGGTGGCGGGTCACCGGGTCACGGGCGTCGACATCAGCGAGGTCGCCATCGCGCGAGCCACCGAACTGGTGCCCGAAGCGACGTTCATCCGCGCCGACGCGGGCACGGCGACCTTCGAGCCGGAGTCCTTTGAGGCCATCGCGTGCCTGTACATGATCTTCCATCTGGAACCCGAGGAGCAGCGCCGGCTGCTGGCCACGGTCCGCGAATGGCTGGTCCCCGGCGGGCTGCTGCTGGTCATCGCGGGCAACACCCCGTCGGTGGGCATCACCGAGAACTGGCGCGACAGCGGCACCTCCATGTGGTGGAGCCACCCGGGCGCCGAGACCTACCGCGAGTGGGTCAAGGAGGCCGGGTTCACCCTCGTCGAGGACGAGTTCATCCCCGAGGGCAGCAAGGGCCACAGAGCCTACTGGTGCCGCCGCCCGGCCCCGAGCGCTTAG
- a CDS encoding GH92 family glycosyl hydrolase — protein sequence MPRQRLTRWITVLACSALTLVLMPPGRAAAADGTDFDTSFEDGQSLPDWENSVENDRTGGLDGTMKSARDTGPAESPTAKAKVGYTGTRSASISGNHTSGDRGFSYNKLLDTDIEVTETSELSYLIFPKFVENAPANPSTFAAVDLAFTDGTYLSELGAVDQHGAKVDPTSQGKSETLYTGQWNRKAVPLGEVAAGKTIDRILLAYDNPDGPATFTDYFDDIRVVGEPEAPDGSPADYALTTRGTQSSGDFSRGNNFPATAVPHGFNFYTPVTDAGSTSWLYQHHRANNAANRPELQAFSVSHEPSPWMGDRQTFQVMPSTALGTPDADRKKRALPFGHDKEIAKPHHYGVMFDNGLSTDIAPANHSGLFQFSFPDENANLIFDNVKGDGGLTLNVDDGVVTGYSDVKSGLSTGATRMFVYAEFDDAATKGDKLSGGGGEKVAGYMRFDAGDDRTVTMRLGTSLLSVEQARKNMESEIGGKTFDEVRGEAEDQWNDKLGVIEVEGASQDQLTTLYSNLYRLFLYPNIGHENVGTPGEPKFRYASPVRPPAGNDTPTETGATVVDGEMFVNNGFWDTYRTTWPAYALFDSDNAGNMMDGFVQQYRDGGWISRWSSPGYADLMVGTSSDVAFADAYLKGVEDFDVESAYDAAVKNATVAPPEKGVGRKGLETSIFDGYTSTETREGMSWALEGYVNDFGIANMSKKLYEADQDGPRAEEYKTNYEYFLNRAQNYVNMFDDRIGFFQGKDASGDWRVQDPGAFNPAEWGHDYTETNAWNMAFTVPQDGRGLANLYGGRDKLASKLDKFFTTPEMAKYPGSYPGVIHEMREARDTRMGMYGHSNQPSHHIPWMYDYVGQPWKTQALTREATSRLYLGSEIGQGYPGDEDNGEMSAWWLFSALGFYPLQMGSENYALGSPLFTKATVHLDNGKDIVVNAPANNAKNVYVQGLKVNGKAHKKAYLDSDTLTGGATLDFAMGAKPSDWASSPSAAPPSITKDDKIPDPLKDAAKGATTTTPEAFDDSSKTAVTSDGGELTVEAALSKPTEPRMYTLTSASKESAPTAWRLEGSADGTNWATLETRDGENFKWDKQTRSFLMPLNSGFKKLRIVVTETAGDPAALSEVEFLV from the coding sequence ATGCCCCGGCAGCGATTGACCCGATGGATCACCGTCCTGGCCTGTTCCGCCCTCACCCTGGTCCTGATGCCCCCCGGCCGGGCCGCGGCGGCCGACGGCACCGACTTCGACACCTCCTTCGAGGACGGACAGTCGCTGCCCGACTGGGAGAACTCCGTCGAGAACGACCGGACCGGCGGCCTCGACGGCACCATGAAGAGCGCCCGCGATACGGGACCCGCCGAGTCGCCCACCGCCAAGGCCAAGGTCGGCTACACCGGCACCAGGTCGGCGTCGATCTCCGGCAACCACACCTCCGGTGACCGCGGCTTCTCGTACAACAAACTCCTGGACACCGACATCGAGGTCACCGAGACCAGCGAACTGTCCTATCTGATCTTCCCCAAGTTCGTCGAGAACGCCCCCGCCAACCCGAGCACCTTCGCCGCCGTCGATCTGGCCTTCACCGACGGGACCTACCTGTCGGAACTGGGTGCCGTCGACCAGCACGGCGCCAAGGTCGACCCGACCTCGCAGGGCAAGTCCGAGACGCTCTACACCGGTCAGTGGAACCGCAAGGCCGTGCCGCTGGGCGAGGTGGCCGCCGGTAAGACCATCGACCGGATCCTGTTGGCCTACGACAACCCCGACGGCCCGGCGACCTTCACCGACTACTTCGACGACATCCGCGTCGTGGGTGAACCCGAGGCCCCCGACGGCTCGCCCGCCGACTACGCGCTGACCACCAGGGGCACCCAGTCGTCCGGGGACTTCTCGCGCGGCAACAACTTCCCGGCCACCGCCGTTCCGCACGGCTTCAACTTCTACACCCCGGTCACCGACGCCGGTTCCACCAGCTGGCTGTACCAGCACCACCGCGCCAACAACGCCGCCAACCGTCCCGAGTTGCAGGCGTTCTCGGTCAGCCACGAACCCAGTCCGTGGATGGGGGACCGGCAGACCTTCCAGGTGATGCCCTCCACCGCCTTGGGCACCCCCGACGCGGACCGCAAGAAGCGGGCACTGCCGTTCGGGCACGACAAGGAGATCGCCAAACCGCACCACTACGGCGTCATGTTCGACAACGGCCTGAGCACCGACATCGCCCCGGCCAATCATTCGGGGCTGTTCCAGTTCAGCTTCCCCGACGAGAACGCGAACCTGATCTTCGACAACGTCAAGGGCGACGGCGGTCTGACCCTCAACGTTGACGACGGCGTCGTCACCGGGTACTCCGACGTCAAGAGTGGACTGTCCACGGGCGCCACCCGCATGTTCGTGTACGCCGAGTTCGACGACGCGGCCACCAAGGGCGACAAGCTCTCCGGCGGCGGTGGCGAGAAGGTCGCCGGTTACATGCGCTTCGACGCCGGTGACGACCGCACCGTCACGATGCGGCTGGGCACCTCGCTGTTGAGCGTCGAGCAGGCTCGCAAGAACATGGAGTCCGAGATCGGCGGCAAGACCTTCGACGAGGTCCGCGGCGAGGCCGAGGACCAGTGGAACGACAAGCTCGGCGTCATCGAGGTGGAGGGCGCCAGCCAGGACCAGTTGACCACTTTGTACTCCAACCTGTACCGGCTGTTCCTGTACCCCAACATCGGGCACGAGAACGTCGGCACGCCCGGCGAGCCGAAGTTCCGTTACGCCAGCCCGGTCCGGCCGCCCGCCGGGAACGACACCCCCACCGAGACGGGTGCGACCGTCGTGGACGGGGAGATGTTCGTCAACAACGGATTCTGGGACACCTATCGAACCACCTGGCCCGCGTACGCGTTGTTCGACTCCGACAACGCGGGCAACATGATGGACGGTTTCGTGCAGCAGTACCGCGACGGCGGCTGGATCTCGCGCTGGTCCTCGCCCGGTTACGCCGATCTCATGGTGGGCACCAGTTCCGACGTCGCCTTCGCCGACGCGTACCTGAAGGGCGTCGAGGACTTCGACGTCGAGTCGGCCTACGACGCGGCGGTCAAGAACGCGACCGTCGCGCCGCCGGAGAAGGGTGTGGGCCGCAAGGGACTGGAGACGTCCATCTTCGACGGTTACACCTCCACCGAGACCCGGGAGGGCATGTCCTGGGCGCTTGAGGGCTACGTCAACGACTTCGGCATCGCGAACATGTCGAAGAAGCTGTACGAGGCCGATCAGGACGGTCCCCGCGCCGAGGAGTACAAGACCAACTACGAGTACTTCCTCAACCGGGCGCAGAACTACGTCAACATGTTCGACGACCGCATCGGCTTCTTCCAGGGCAAGGACGCAAGCGGCGACTGGCGGGTGCAGGACCCGGGCGCGTTCAACCCGGCCGAATGGGGCCACGACTACACCGAGACCAACGCGTGGAACATGGCCTTCACCGTCCCGCAGGACGGCAGGGGACTGGCGAACCTGTACGGCGGCCGCGACAAACTCGCGTCCAAGCTGGACAAGTTCTTCACCACCCCGGAGATGGCCAAGTACCCCGGCTCCTACCCGGGCGTCATCCACGAGATGCGCGAGGCCCGCGACACCCGGATGGGCATGTACGGGCACAGTAACCAGCCCTCGCACCACATCCCGTGGATGTACGACTACGTCGGCCAGCCCTGGAAGACGCAGGCGCTGACCCGCGAGGCCACCTCCCGGCTGTACCTGGGCAGCGAGATCGGCCAGGGCTACCCCGGCGACGAGGACAACGGCGAGATGTCGGCCTGGTGGCTGTTCTCGGCGCTGGGCTTCTACCCGTTGCAGATGGGCTCGGAGAACTACGCGCTGGGCTCACCGCTGTTCACCAAGGCGACCGTCCACCTTGACAACGGCAAGGACATCGTCGTCAACGCGCCCGCCAACAACGCCAAGAACGTGTACGTGCAGGGCCTGAAGGTCAACGGCAAGGCACACAAGAAGGCGTACCTCGACAGCGACACGCTCACCGGCGGTGCGACCCTGGACTTCGCGATGGGCGCCAAGCCGTCGGACTGGGCGTCGAGCCCGAGCGCGGCGCCGCCGTCGATCACCAAGGACGACAAGATCCCCGACCCGTTGAAGGACGCGGCCAAGGGCGCCACGACCACCACACCGGAGGCGTTCGACGACTCCTCCAAGACGGCGGTTACCTCGGACGGTGGCGAGTTGACGGTCGAGGCGGCGCTGTCCAAGCCGACCGAGCCGCGCATGTACACGCTCACCTCGGCCAGCAAGGAGTCCGCGCCGACGGCGTGGCGGCTGGAGGGCTCGGCCGACGGCACCAACTGGGCGACCCTTGAGACCCGCGACGGCGAGAACTTCAAGTGGGACAAGCAGACCCGCTCGTTCCTGATGCCGCTGAACTCCGGCTTCAAGAAGCTGCGGATCGTGGTGACCGAGACCGCTGGTGACCCGGCGGCGCTGTCGGAGGTGGAGTTCCTGGTCTAG
- a CDS encoding serine/threonine protein kinase, translating to MRQGQRLNDRYRLDERVAAGGMGEVWKGYDERLNRIVAVKVLHHALASDVVFQHRFHIEARAIAALQHPGVVNIYDFGDETGEDGQIVYLVMEYVDGKSLQQILQEGGKLDVDETMRVIAGTAEALQVAHRAQIIHRDIKPGNILISKNGAPRIVDFGIARTAGAAGLTNTGMVMGTAAYVAPEQLRGDDPTPAADIYSLGVVAYQCLSGRKPFDSDVPATIIATALSDEPPPLPEEIPETVAAIVLRALAKEPDGRWASAADFAAACRKPDNAPVSPAPAGDAATMVTPASAAEAPTVVTPPPPGDAASQDADSVTPPSMRGSAPPQHPGQNDGPLTPVPQPKPRRNGLLIGIIVILVLLLLGVGGYVVYLRPWVQTNVAQPGGEETSAVEEATSEESPSESESSSSPEPTTSSAEPTSESESPEPETAEIPPVDGLSEEEAIQVLNGEGFENIVTEYDGDGAKVCSVDSQAPEPYQEAELTTEITIYVQYVDDLTDCRYAGAG from the coding sequence ATGCGGCAAGGCCAGCGACTCAATGATCGCTATCGACTGGACGAACGCGTCGCCGCCGGGGGGATGGGCGAGGTTTGGAAGGGCTACGACGAACGGCTCAACCGGATCGTCGCGGTCAAGGTGCTGCACCACGCGTTGGCGTCCGATGTCGTGTTCCAGCACCGGTTCCACATCGAGGCGCGCGCCATCGCGGCGCTCCAGCACCCGGGCGTCGTCAACATCTACGACTTCGGTGACGAGACCGGTGAGGACGGCCAGATCGTCTACCTGGTGATGGAGTACGTCGACGGCAAGTCCCTGCAACAGATCCTCCAGGAGGGCGGCAAGCTCGACGTCGACGAGACGATGCGCGTCATCGCCGGTACCGCCGAGGCGTTGCAGGTCGCGCACCGGGCCCAGATCATCCACCGCGACATCAAGCCGGGCAACATCCTCATCAGCAAGAACGGCGCCCCGCGCATCGTCGACTTCGGGATCGCCCGCACCGCCGGGGCCGCCGGGCTCACCAACACCGGCATGGTGATGGGCACCGCCGCCTACGTCGCCCCCGAGCAGCTGCGCGGCGACGACCCCACCCCGGCCGCCGACATTTACTCGCTCGGCGTGGTGGCCTACCAGTGCCTGTCCGGCCGCAAGCCCTTCGACAGCGACGTGCCCGCGACCATCATCGCCACCGCCCTGTCCGACGAGCCGCCGCCGTTGCCGGAGGAGATTCCCGAGACCGTCGCGGCGATCGTGTTGCGCGCGCTGGCCAAGGAACCGGACGGCCGCTGGGCCAGCGCCGCCGACTTCGCCGCCGCCTGCCGCAAGCCCGACAACGCGCCGGTGTCCCCGGCACCCGCCGGTGACGCCGCGACCATGGTGACGCCCGCGTCGGCCGCCGAGGCGCCGACCGTCGTGACTCCCCCGCCGCCCGGCGACGCCGCGTCCCAGGACGCCGACAGCGTCACGCCGCCGTCGATGCGGGGTTCGGCGCCGCCGCAACATCCGGGGCAGAACGACGGGCCGCTGACGCCGGTTCCGCAGCCGAAGCCGCGCCGCAACGGGCTGCTCATCGGCATCATCGTGATCCTGGTGCTGCTGTTGCTCGGCGTCGGCGGGTACGTGGTGTACCTGAGGCCGTGGGTGCAGACGAACGTCGCGCAGCCCGGGGGCGAGGAGACGTCCGCGGTCGAGGAGGCGACCTCGGAGGAGTCGCCGTCGGAGTCGGAGTCGTCCAGTTCGCCGGAACCCACGACCTCCTCTGCGGAGCCGACGAGCGAGTCCGAGTCGCCGGAGCCGGAGACGGCGGAGATCCCTCCCGTGGACGGGCTTTCCGAGGAGGAGGCCATCCAGGTGCTCAACGGCGAGGGCTTCGAGAACATCGTGACCGAGTACGACGGCGACGGCGCCAAGGTGTGCAGCGTGGACAGTCAAGCTCCCGAGCCGTACCAGGAAGCCGAACTCACGACCGAGATCACCATCTACGTGCAGTACGTCGACGACCTGACCGACTGCCGCTACGCCGGAGCTGGCTGA
- a CDS encoding MarR family winged helix-turn-helix transcriptional regulator yields the protein MSEPSESPQLEQRMGYVLKQVQAALHGAMDERLRGHGLSVAQYACLELLAETPGLSNAELARGAFVTRQAMNTVLRGLLAAGHVDRPAEAEYGRARPARLTDAGEALLAAARADVVAIEERMVTGLPRRRRRELLAELAAMARNLSGDSG from the coding sequence ATGAGCGAGCCGAGTGAGAGCCCGCAGCTGGAACAGCGGATGGGCTACGTCCTCAAGCAGGTCCAGGCCGCATTGCACGGCGCCATGGACGAGCGGCTGCGCGGCCACGGCCTGTCCGTCGCCCAGTACGCGTGTCTGGAGCTGCTGGCCGAAACGCCGGGACTGTCCAATGCCGAGCTGGCGCGCGGCGCCTTCGTGACCCGGCAGGCCATGAACACGGTGCTGCGCGGCCTGCTGGCGGCCGGACACGTCGACCGCCCCGCCGAGGCCGAGTACGGCCGCGCCCGTCCCGCGCGGCTCACCGACGCGGGCGAGGCGCTGCTCGCCGCCGCCCGCGCCGACGTCGTCGCGATCGAGGAACGCATGGTCACCGGCCTGCCGCGACGGCGACGCCGCGAGTTGTTGGCCGAGCTGGCGGCCATGGCGCGCAACCTGTCTGGCGACTCGGGCTGA
- a CDS encoding ABC transporter ATP-binding protein — protein MRLLKPLPMPDPGEPDARSAASYLLWILSKQWKTLVVAGMFGTGWMACIGALPGAIGYGIDQGVRTKDTTALLLWAGVIVTLAALMAVLGIIRHRLAVFNFLVGAYRTVQLTTRHATRVGAALPRRIATGEVVSVGSADPASIGMALDVLGRTTGSVVTFVAVAVILLTISVPLGLVILLGLPLQALVIGPLLKPLQRREHAYREQQGLLTSRANDIVAGLRVLRGIGGEELFAHRYTERSQEVRRFGMKVAAAGAVMKGLQMLLPGLLLVAVTWIGARAAVSGSITPGQLIAVFGYTTFLLMPMSTFLETARKYTTAHAAAKRIVAFLAVEPGVDDEGDKDAPRSFDVLEEPESGLRVESGKLTAVACADPEQAAVLGDRLGRYRDSDAHVDGLLLRDIRLDELRQLVLVSDNDSMFFEGKLRAGLDVAAGADDETVLRAVRTAVAGDAVDSVGGLDGHVDAEARNVSGGQRQRLRLVRALLTDAPVLVLVEPTSAVDAHTEALIAERLREHREGATTVVTTTSPLMLERADTVCFVDDGKVVATGSHRELMDGEPRYRAVVTRDDEDEGQERQ, from the coding sequence ATGCGTCTGCTGAAACCACTGCCCATGCCCGACCCCGGCGAACCCGACGCCCGGTCGGCGGCTAGTTATCTCCTTTGGATCCTGAGCAAGCAGTGGAAGACGCTCGTGGTCGCGGGAATGTTCGGAACCGGATGGATGGCGTGCATCGGCGCGCTGCCCGGCGCGATCGGTTACGGGATCGATCAGGGTGTGCGGACCAAGGACACCACCGCGCTGCTGCTGTGGGCCGGGGTGATCGTCACGCTGGCCGCCCTGATGGCCGTGCTGGGGATCATCCGACATCGGTTGGCGGTCTTCAACTTCCTGGTGGGCGCCTACCGGACCGTGCAGCTGACCACCCGACACGCCACCCGGGTGGGGGCCGCGCTGCCGCGCCGTATCGCCACCGGCGAGGTGGTCTCGGTGGGCAGCGCCGACCCGGCGTCGATCGGGATGGCGCTGGACGTGCTGGGCCGCACCACGGGGTCGGTCGTCACCTTCGTGGCCGTGGCGGTGATCCTGTTGACGATCTCGGTACCGCTCGGGCTGGTGATCCTGCTGGGGTTGCCGTTGCAGGCGCTGGTGATCGGGCCGCTGCTGAAACCGTTGCAGCGCCGCGAACACGCGTACCGGGAACAGCAGGGGCTGTTGACGTCGCGCGCCAACGACATCGTCGCGGGACTGCGGGTGCTGCGCGGCATCGGCGGCGAGGAGCTGTTCGCGCACCGCTATACCGAACGGTCGCAGGAGGTGCGGCGGTTCGGGATGAAGGTCGCCGCCGCCGGTGCCGTCATGAAGGGCCTGCAGATGCTGCTGCCGGGCCTGCTGCTGGTCGCCGTGACCTGGATCGGCGCCCGGGCCGCGGTTTCGGGCTCGATCACGCCGGGGCAGCTGATCGCCGTGTTCGGGTACACGACGTTCCTGCTGATGCCGATGTCGACTTTCCTTGAGACGGCGCGCAAGTACACCACCGCGCACGCCGCGGCCAAACGGATCGTGGCGTTCCTGGCGGTGGAGCCGGGCGTCGACGACGAGGGCGACAAGGACGCGCCGCGAAGCTTCGACGTCCTCGAGGAACCGGAGTCGGGACTGCGGGTGGAGTCGGGGAAGCTGACCGCCGTCGCCTGCGCCGATCCGGAGCAGGCCGCGGTGCTGGGCGACCGGCTGGGCCGCTACCGCGACTCGGACGCCCATGTGGACGGTCTGTTGCTGCGGGACATCCGGCTGGACGAGCTGCGGCAGCTGGTTCTGGTGTCCGACAACGATTCGATGTTCTTCGAGGGGAAGCTGCGCGCCGGGTTGGACGTCGCGGCGGGAGCCGACGACGAGACGGTGCTGCGGGCGGTGCGCACGGCCGTGGCCGGTGACGCCGTCGACAGCGTCGGCGGCCTGGACGGGCACGTCGACGCCGAGGCGCGCAACGTGTCCGGCGGTCAGCGGCAGCGGCTGCGACTGGTGCGGGCGCTGTTGACCGACGCGCCGGTGCTGGTGCTGGTCGAACCGACCTCGGCGGTGGACGCGCACACCGAGGCGCTGATCGCCGAGCGGCTGCGCGAGCACCGCGAGGGCGCGACCACCGTGGTCACCACGACGTCGCCGCTGATGCTGGAGCGCGCCGACACGGTGTGCTTCGTGGACGACGGCAAGGTCGTGGCCACCGGCAGTCACCGGGAACTCATGGACGGCGAGCCGCGGTACCGCGCCGTCGTCACCAGAGACGACGAGGACGAAGGGCAGGAACGACAGTGA